Within Coffea arabica cultivar ET-39 chromosome 4e, Coffea Arabica ET-39 HiFi, whole genome shotgun sequence, the genomic segment TGAAGCTAGATGCTCGAGAAGTGAAAGGCTTTTTATTGTCCGCTTCACTAATATTGAAGGCAAACATGTACACAAATGTATGTCAACTTTCAGAAGCATTTCATGCAAAATTTCTTTATGATCGATTATTATAATAACAGGTAGCATTAATCCATGCTTAAGGCAGAAATCTCAACACACAGCATCATTTCAGTAGTCAGTACATATTTTTGTTCAACCTAAAATTCACcccaaggggaaaaaaaataaaaaaaaaatggagaaaagggacaggaaacaagaagaaaagacaCGCAGTAGATGGAAATACCTCATTTTGAAGTTTCTTCTGATAAAATCCTGCAGCTAACGTCGCATCACTTGCAATAATTCCAATACGTAGTGGACTTCCAGCTTCAAGAGGCTTCATTTTTGCTTCCTTTAGCTCCTTGGCAACACATTCGCCTATATGAAGAAAAGGTACAGAACATCCTTCTGCAACCTCGTCATACCATGAATGGGATACATGACAAGGCGTCACAATGCAACCAGCTCCAGAATTCTCCAGAAATATTCTCTTGGTTCTCAGATTTGAAACAGCTGGACCATGATCCTTAGCTCGATGTTCACCCTTACTAGTAAGGAAAGGCAAAGAACTCCTTTCGTGGAACAAAAGCTCCTTGCTTAGTACTGGATCAGAGCAAAGAACAAAAGGGATGCTGCTACTCTCGGCATCCTTCGAACTCCAGTCCACCAATTTCTTGGCAAACTTCACAGTGGATACAACTGAGGCACCACCAATAACTCCTACTGAGTTGCGAGAAAGCAATGAACCACCACCATCTATTAGAGCACTAGTTGAGCGAGAATTCTTGCTAAAGTCCAGTAGATCACCgctttcttcaatttttgggATAATAGAAGATGGAGATAAAGCAAGAACAGGATTTCTCCTGACCGTGTTCTGACTTCTCTGCCTGCTTATAAAACCCAAAGCATGAGATGGATGATTCAATGACTGAAAAGAGGCTGCCATGCTTATCAATATCAAAGCAGAAGAGAGTACCAGAAAGGAATTCTGTTTAACTTTGGCCTGTTATGCGCTAAACTCTGTGAATTCTTCTGCAAGAACCCAAAGCTAGGCGTATCCCAAATTTTATACGAATCCAATTTGGCTAAACTTCCTTGCGCCCTCGTAAAAAGACTGCTCCTTTTGGCTTTGCATACAAAATCTCAAAAGCAGGCGCTCCAGAACTTTGATTTCCAGCCTCTAGAGCCCCATAATCTGGTCAATTTGAAGTTTTATTAAGCCCTTAAATAAAAAATTCCACCCGGATTCTTGTACTGTTGAAAGGGATACCTAGAAAACGGGTCCAGGCTCAGCCTAATTAAAACTCAGCAACGATTCTCTCAATTTCCATATCTTTCTGCTTCCTGAAAGCCAGCTTTTGATTGTATCTAAAATCTTTAGACCCCCAAATAGCAACCTTCAATCAGATGACAGCTCAAACAGCCACCAAATCTTTTCTTTCGGAATTTCAGAGGCAAAACTCCCAAAAGAAAGCATAAATCTCTGTGTGTTTATTCTACAGCAAAgcagaaaaggaaaatattaaACATTTAAACTTGAAAATGCGGAGTGGGCTGGCAAGCTCCTAGTACGAGAGACGTTACTTCTGTATACACTATAAACAAACCAATTACAGATCATTCGTGGCAAAACTCAACTTTGGAATGTTTGTGTAATGGTCTATCTATCATGTTTTTTGGTCTAGAAAAGCGAATTACTTAAACAATAACTACAGGACAAGATTCATTGCTAGTTTTAGAGATCTTACATCATCGAGCATGCTTTGATGTTGGGCGATAGTGCAAGTGGGGACTGGCCTAATTGGACGAGGTATGGTAAGGGTGATGGGTCTTGAATCTGCATGATTAATGAACGTTACAGGTCCCAACCAACTTGCTGCTGTCAATGGTTGTCTTTGGATAGAGTAATTATTTACTGCATAAATAATTCCTACAGCTCATCATCAATAACTTAGCTCGATTGGCTTATTATCGAGATAAGGGTTCTGTTGGTTGAAAGATTAAACAGTTTACGGCCCGATTTAGTCAATATTTATTTATGCAGTTTGCATATTCTTTCTTGGAACAATAAGATTATGCCTTAATATACTAAAAACAGCTTGTCAAATAAGCTCCAAAATGGAACAAAAAGACTTCACAGAAGTCTGAATGTCAATCAAACCACCTGCCAACATTTAAGACTGATACTCCAGTCTCGGTGATATCACGGCATTGTACAAAAGCTTATATGTTACAAAATTGTAAATAGCTAGTGAGCACATGATGAAATGAATCAGGAAATGGAACAAATTTTCGTTTACAAGCCTTGTGGCACTAGTTGATGCTCTGCCAGAATAAGCTACAGCTAGATGGGAAGTGAAATACACACCGGCTAACTTGAGATGACCATTTGTGTCAAAGTAGACGGAATACTGTCTTGATTTGGGCTAATTCGCATAGTCAGAAAGTTATAATAGAGGCAGCAAAATGGCAATGCCTTGACAAGTCCATTTCCCCTCTTCTGCATCATCTTTGtgaaaaaaatccagaaatgtAAAACAAGAAGTTATCAACTCATTTACGCT encodes:
- the LOC113741910 gene encoding uncharacterized protein, whose product is MAASFQSLNHPSHALGFISRQRSQNTVRRNPVLALSPSSIIPKIEESGDLLDFSKNSRSTSALIDGGGSLLSRNSVGVIGGASVVSTVKFAKKLVDWSSKDAESSSIPFVLCSDPVLSKELLFHERSSLPFLTSKGEHRAKDHGPAVSNLRTKRIFLENSGAGCIVTPCHVSHSWYDEVAEGCSVPFLHIGECVAKELKEAKMKPLEAGSPLRIGIIASDATLAAGFYQKKLQNEGFEVMVPDKATMEHTVLPAMEALIRKDIEGAQNLFRIALQVLLVRAVNTIILASDDMQGLLPPDDPLLKKCVDPVDALARSAIKHARSAEIAT